A window of the Halobacterium hubeiense genome harbors these coding sequences:
- a CDS encoding YcaO-like family protein, producing MTVAVVGDGPAVEAVRDALADVDAAVEAAAVAGVETAEFAVVVGVAGSGGFGTANEHARSGDTPLLTVEVGGLGGRPLAGVDAGVSLLAPEGPCFECLAARVTATGHEPAESPSADRSAVRLAGAHAGRLAVDALRGNAAPGTVVELPHAERTLAPVPNCSCAADGPSSDLPLDDEDRSLDDALAAAEPLVDDRVGVLSAVGERESFPAPYYLAMGTDTTGFSDAEASTQAAGVAADWNAAYMKAVGEGFERYAAGVYREADFETASPDHEDAVPPERFVRPESAGGEPAETEWIRGEHLDSGESALLPADRVVFPPSESRPGTITTGLGLGNSGVGAALSGLYEAVERDATMLSWYSTFDPLGLQVNDPGFDELERRASAENLDVTALLCTQDVDVPVVAVAVHRDEWPRFALGSAADLDADAAARGALCEALQNWMELRAMGPEQAAEEDGAIGKYADFPRDVRGFVDPETTIPASDVGPDDPPAGRAELDAVLDALADADLDAYAARLTTRDLADAGFEAVRVLVPEAQPLFVDEAFFGERARDVPRELGFQARLDKPFHPFP from the coding sequence GTGACCGTCGCCGTCGTCGGCGACGGCCCGGCCGTCGAAGCCGTTCGGGACGCGCTCGCGGACGTGGACGCCGCCGTCGAAGCCGCGGCCGTCGCGGGCGTCGAGACCGCGGAGTTCGCCGTCGTCGTCGGCGTCGCCGGCTCCGGCGGGTTCGGCACCGCGAACGAGCACGCCCGAAGCGGGGACACGCCGCTGCTCACCGTCGAGGTGGGCGGGCTCGGCGGCCGCCCGCTGGCGGGCGTGGACGCCGGCGTCTCGCTGCTCGCGCCGGAGGGGCCGTGTTTCGAGTGTTTGGCGGCGCGCGTGACCGCGACGGGCCACGAACCGGCCGAATCGCCGAGCGCCGACCGGAGCGCGGTCCGGCTCGCGGGCGCGCACGCCGGCCGCCTCGCAGTCGACGCCCTGCGCGGGAACGCCGCACCCGGAACTGTCGTCGAACTCCCGCACGCCGAGCGGACGCTCGCGCCCGTCCCGAACTGCTCGTGCGCGGCCGACGGCCCGAGTAGCGATCTCCCGCTGGACGACGAGGACCGGTCGCTGGACGACGCGCTCGCGGCCGCGGAGCCGCTCGTGGACGACCGCGTGGGCGTGCTGTCGGCGGTCGGCGAGCGCGAGTCGTTCCCCGCGCCGTACTACCTCGCGATGGGGACCGACACCACGGGGTTCAGCGACGCCGAAGCCTCGACGCAGGCCGCGGGCGTCGCCGCCGACTGGAACGCCGCCTACATGAAGGCCGTCGGCGAGGGCTTCGAGCGCTACGCCGCCGGCGTCTACCGCGAAGCCGACTTCGAGACTGCCTCGCCCGACCACGAAGACGCCGTCCCGCCCGAGCGCTTCGTCCGCCCCGAGAGCGCGGGCGGCGAGCCGGCCGAAACCGAGTGGATTCGTGGCGAACACCTCGACTCGGGCGAGTCGGCGCTGCTGCCCGCGGACCGCGTCGTCTTCCCGCCGTCCGAGAGCCGCCCGGGCACGATTACGACCGGGCTCGGCCTCGGCAACTCGGGCGTCGGCGCGGCGCTGTCGGGTCTCTACGAGGCCGTCGAGCGCGACGCCACGATGCTGTCGTGGTACTCCACGTTCGACCCGCTCGGCCTCCAAGTGAACGACCCGGGCTTCGACGAGCTCGAACGCCGCGCGAGCGCCGAGAATCTGGACGTGACGGCGCTGCTGTGCACGCAGGACGTGGACGTGCCCGTGGTCGCGGTCGCGGTCCACCGCGACGAGTGGCCGCGGTTCGCGCTCGGGTCCGCCGCCGACCTCGACGCCGACGCTGCCGCCCGGGGCGCGCTCTGCGAAGCCCTCCAGAACTGGATGGAACTGCGCGCGATGGGGCCCGAGCAGGCCGCCGAGGAGGACGGCGCCATCGGCAAGTACGCGGACTTCCCGCGCGACGTCCGCGGCTTCGTGGACCCGGAGACGACCATCCCCGCCAGCGACGTCGGCCCCGACGACCCGCCGGCGGGCCGCGCCGAACTCGACGCCGTCCTCGACGCGCTCGCAGACGCCGACCTCGACGCCTACGCCGCCCGCCTCACGACGCGCGACTTGGCGGACGCGGGCTTCGAGGCCGTGCGAGTGTTAGTGCCCGAGGCCCAGCCGCTGTTCGTCGACGAGGCGTTCTTCGGCGAGCGTGCGCGAGACGTTCCGCGAGAACTGGGCTTTCAGGCGCGGCTGGACAAGCCGTTCCATCCCTTCCCCTGA
- a CDS encoding DUF63 family protein, translated as MTFPETDRERAWTAVVGVAVLALVGGSLLFPDTVYGDFVWHYFWGPVVADANGAQCAVWNGGAVQHVYSSTACATATEPVAYPGYTLVSEVGYAVTLLVSLVGVTFLLDHLEVGEDLRLLYALFPFVLLGGALRVVEDANDAAAAAPGVEQFLNFPVNTLIISPVIYFVMFVITLAALVACVFLARRTTVVEDYYRPLAGAGTALLVATVGFLVYLSATTEYVSLLPQFTVLTLLFATVITAAVWYYVRRSLPDVASGTEFAGAVVLWAHAVDGVANVIGLDWAAELGLPRDLVPKHPVNAAVVDITQNVLPASVIQYTGDAWPFLLLKIAAALFVLWLFNAELREEAPRYFTLMLVAVVAVGLGPGSRDMLRATFGI; from the coding sequence ATGACCTTCCCCGAAACTGACCGCGAGCGCGCGTGGACCGCGGTCGTCGGCGTCGCCGTCCTCGCCCTCGTCGGCGGGTCGCTGCTGTTCCCCGACACCGTCTACGGTGACTTCGTCTGGCACTACTTCTGGGGGCCGGTCGTCGCCGACGCCAACGGTGCGCAGTGTGCGGTCTGGAACGGCGGCGCCGTCCAGCACGTCTACAGCTCCACGGCGTGCGCGACCGCGACCGAACCCGTCGCCTACCCCGGCTACACGCTCGTCTCCGAGGTCGGGTACGCGGTCACGCTGCTCGTCTCCCTGGTCGGCGTCACGTTCCTCCTCGACCACCTCGAAGTCGGCGAGGACCTGCGCCTGCTGTACGCGCTGTTCCCGTTCGTCCTGCTCGGCGGCGCGCTCCGCGTCGTCGAGGACGCCAACGACGCCGCCGCGGCCGCCCCGGGCGTCGAGCAGTTCCTCAACTTCCCCGTGAACACGCTCATCATCAGCCCCGTCATCTACTTCGTGATGTTCGTCATCACGCTCGCGGCGCTGGTCGCCTGCGTGTTCCTCGCGCGCCGCACCACCGTCGTCGAGGACTACTACCGGCCGCTCGCGGGCGCCGGCACCGCCCTCCTCGTGGCGACGGTCGGCTTCCTCGTCTACCTCTCCGCGACCACGGAGTACGTCTCCCTCCTCCCGCAGTTCACGGTGCTCACGCTCCTGTTCGCCACCGTCATCACGGCCGCCGTCTGGTACTACGTCCGCCGCTCGCTCCCCGACGTCGCCTCCGGCACCGAGTTCGCCGGCGCGGTCGTCCTCTGGGCGCACGCCGTCGACGGCGTCGCAAACGTCATCGGCCTCGACTGGGCCGCCGAACTCGGCCTCCCGCGCGACCTCGTCCCCAAACACCCCGTCAACGCCGCCGTCGTCGACATCACCCAGAACGTCCTCCCTGCCTCCGTCATCCAGTACACCGGCGACGCGTGGCCGTTCCTCCTCCTCAAAATCGCCGCCGCGCTGTTCGTCCTCTGGCTGTTCAACGCCGAACTCCGCGAGGAAGCCCCGCGGTACTTCACGCTCATGCTCGTCGCCGTCGTCGCCGTCGGCCTCGGTCCGGGCTCCCGGGACATGCTCCGGGCTACTTTCGGCATCTAA
- a CDS encoding Lrp/AsnC family transcriptional regulator, with the protein MELDETDREILRALQADARKPFSEIAREIEMSSATVHDRVNRMEEAGVIRGYHADVDPKAAGFGTSAVVGLRVEQGREQDALDRLADIDGVQEIHLTTGEWDIILRVYAEDTDTLRELMFEEIADVDGFARSQTMVVLATEYESHELPL; encoded by the coding sequence ATGGAGTTAGACGAGACGGACCGCGAGATTCTGCGGGCGCTCCAGGCGGACGCCCGCAAGCCGTTCAGCGAAATCGCCCGCGAAATCGAGATGTCGAGTGCGACCGTCCACGACCGCGTCAACCGCATGGAGGAAGCCGGCGTCATCCGCGGCTACCACGCCGACGTCGACCCGAAGGCCGCCGGGTTCGGCACCTCCGCGGTCGTCGGCCTGCGCGTCGAACAGGGCCGCGAGCAGGACGCCCTCGACCGCCTCGCGGACATCGACGGCGTCCAGGAGATCCACCTCACGACCGGCGAGTGGGACATCATCCTGCGCGTGTACGCCGAGGACACCGACACGCTCCGCGAGCTCATGTTCGAGGAAATCGCGGACGTCGACGGGTTCGCGCGCTCGCAGACGATGGTCGTCCTCGCCACCGAGTACGAGTCCCACGAACTCCCGCTGTAG
- a CDS encoding inositol monophosphatase family protein, protein MNEDRASVAERAALAGSEVAFEAFRTGIDVETKSGKTDVVTQADRDAQRRVIEVIRETHPEDAIVGEEEDELKEVPDAGAAWVVDPIDGTNNFVRDTQIWATSVAAVKDGETLAAANVLPALGDTYLAGDDDVTRNGEPVTVSEKTDPETFAVAPTIWWDFDARDEYARACEAIVTRFADLRRYGCAQAVLSMVASGQLEGALTNVTVNAWDSVAGVHLVRQAGGVVTDVHGDRWEPGCEGLVASNGEAHDVVLEAAQEIQG, encoded by the coding sequence ATGAACGAGGACCGCGCGAGCGTCGCCGAGCGCGCCGCGCTCGCAGGCAGCGAAGTCGCCTTCGAGGCGTTCCGCACGGGCATCGACGTGGAGACGAAGTCCGGGAAGACGGACGTGGTCACGCAGGCCGACCGGGACGCCCAGCGCCGCGTCATCGAGGTGATTCGGGAGACCCACCCCGAGGACGCCATCGTCGGCGAGGAGGAGGACGAACTGAAGGAGGTCCCCGACGCGGGCGCGGCGTGGGTCGTCGACCCCATCGACGGCACGAACAACTTCGTGCGCGACACCCAGATTTGGGCGACCTCCGTCGCCGCGGTGAAGGACGGCGAGACGCTCGCCGCCGCGAACGTGCTTCCCGCACTCGGCGACACGTACCTCGCCGGCGACGACGACGTGACGCGCAACGGTGAGCCGGTGACGGTCAGCGAGAAGACCGACCCGGAGACGTTCGCCGTCGCGCCGACCATCTGGTGGGACTTCGACGCGCGCGACGAGTACGCCCGCGCCTGCGAGGCCATCGTCACGCGGTTCGCGGACCTGCGGCGGTACGGCTGCGCGCAGGCCGTGCTCTCGATGGTCGCCAGCGGCCAACTGGAGGGCGCGCTCACGAACGTCACCGTGAACGCGTGGGACTCCGTCGCCGGCGTCCACCTCGTCCGGCAGGCCGGCGGCGTCGTCACCGACGTCCACGGCGACCGCTGGGAGCCCGGCTGTGAGGGGCTCGTCGCGTCCAACGGCGAAGCCCACGACGTCGTTCTGGAGGCGGCACAGGAGATTCAGGGGTAG
- a CDS encoding truncated hemoglobin — MAESTLYERLGGREAIRAVVDDFYDRLLADDELGPFFADADVSKLRRTQTDFLCEAAGGPETYDAAPVREAHLHVPFTPEHIERAVGLLRESLAEFDVPEDDADAVVQAVARYESDLLARPDDESA, encoded by the coding sequence ATGGCGGAGTCGACACTGTACGAGCGGCTCGGCGGCCGCGAGGCGATTCGCGCGGTCGTCGACGACTTCTACGACCGCTTGCTCGCCGACGACGAACTCGGCCCGTTCTTCGCGGACGCCGACGTCTCGAAGCTGCGCCGCACCCAGACCGACTTCCTCTGCGAGGCCGCTGGCGGCCCCGAGACGTACGACGCCGCGCCGGTCCGGGAAGCGCACCTGCACGTCCCGTTCACGCCCGAACACATCGAGCGCGCGGTCGGCCTGCTGCGCGAGAGCCTCGCCGAGTTCGACGTCCCCGAGGACGACGCCGACGCGGTCGTGCAAGCGGTCGCCCGGTACGAGAGCGACCTGCTCGCGCGCCCCGACGACGAGTCGGCGTGA
- a CDS encoding nitric-oxide reductase large subunit — translation MDVTRSTLAKILAVVFVLNLVVMGAGAAYSYQHQPPIPDEVVGPDGDVVATHESIQDGKAVFQSNGLMNHGSILGNGAYFGEDYTADALELKTQFMQEYYADERYGEAYDDLSAEQQAGVDSRVTADLDRSMSGESAEYTAAEAYAHEQVREVYVERYHEGDAERGVPEGMVESADDARQFADFAMWTALVSHAERPGTDHSYTNDWPYNPLAGNEPTGGTMVWSAIAMVLLVGGAGLGVWLYNSIDLPEPSTKGIEVPNPADVDLLPSQRAATRFIPVAALLFVGQVLLGALLAHYYVERDAFFGIGEALGVDVIQWLPFAISKTYHLDLGILWIATMWIGAGLFLPGLLTGHEPDHQESAINGLLGTLLVVVVGGFVGIYLGSKGFFDGQLWWLLGNEGLEYVEVGRVWQVGLLLGFAIWAFLAYRGLKPLLAREQRFGLAHMILYAGGSIGLLFVAGMLYTPDTNIVMTEFWRWWVVHMWVEGAFEFFIVAIVGITLVSMGLLRKRSAEKAVALQVLFVMGSGVIGVSHHYWWIGQPDVWIPFGSVFSTLELVPLILILFEALGQYRALSKSGETFHYKLPFAFIIASGAWNFVGAGVLGFFINLPLINYYEHGTYLTVAHAHAAMFGAFGFLALGMATYMLRLSVDPEKWSGKRLWWAFWLWNAGLAVMVGLSLLPVGFLQLEAAFTEGYAVARSLEFYNRDLIQLLFWARFPGDTMLILGTVVFAYDVVRKRFLLRDVEEDASTGPVASRVLSDDD, via the coding sequence ATGGACGTCACTAGGTCCACGCTCGCGAAGATACTCGCGGTCGTGTTCGTCCTGAATCTCGTCGTCATGGGCGCTGGTGCCGCCTACTCCTACCAGCACCAGCCGCCGATTCCCGACGAAGTCGTCGGGCCCGACGGCGACGTGGTCGCCACCCACGAGTCGATTCAGGACGGCAAGGCCGTCTTCCAGTCGAACGGGCTCATGAACCACGGGTCGATTCTCGGCAACGGCGCGTACTTCGGCGAGGACTACACCGCCGACGCGCTCGAACTGAAGACCCAGTTCATGCAGGAGTACTACGCGGACGAGCGCTACGGTGAGGCGTACGACGATCTCTCCGCCGAACAGCAGGCCGGCGTGGACAGCCGCGTGACCGCCGACCTCGACCGCTCGATGTCCGGCGAGAGCGCCGAATACACCGCCGCCGAGGCGTACGCCCACGAGCAGGTGCGCGAGGTGTACGTCGAGCGCTACCACGAGGGCGACGCCGAGCGCGGCGTCCCCGAGGGCATGGTCGAGTCCGCCGACGACGCCCGCCAGTTCGCGGACTTCGCGATGTGGACGGCGCTGGTCTCGCACGCCGAGCGGCCCGGCACCGACCACAGCTACACCAACGACTGGCCGTACAACCCGCTGGCCGGCAACGAACCCACCGGCGGGACGATGGTGTGGAGCGCCATCGCGATGGTGTTGCTCGTCGGCGGCGCCGGCCTCGGCGTCTGGCTGTACAACTCCATCGACCTCCCGGAGCCGTCCACGAAGGGCATCGAAGTGCCGAACCCCGCGGACGTCGACTTGCTCCCCAGCCAGCGCGCCGCCACCCGGTTCATACCAGTCGCGGCGCTGCTGTTCGTCGGACAGGTGTTACTGGGGGCGCTACTCGCGCACTACTACGTCGAACGCGACGCGTTCTTCGGCATCGGCGAAGCGCTCGGCGTCGACGTCATCCAGTGGCTGCCGTTCGCCATCTCGAAGACCTACCACCTCGACCTCGGCATCCTGTGGATCGCCACGATGTGGATCGGCGCCGGGCTGTTCCTCCCCGGCCTCCTGACCGGCCACGAGCCCGACCACCAGGAGTCCGCCATCAACGGCCTGCTCGGCACGCTGCTGGTGGTCGTCGTCGGCGGGTTCGTCGGCATCTACCTCGGGTCGAAGGGCTTCTTCGACGGCCAGCTGTGGTGGCTGCTCGGCAACGAAGGACTGGAGTACGTCGAAGTCGGCCGCGTCTGGCAGGTCGGGCTGCTGCTCGGGTTCGCCATCTGGGCGTTCCTCGCGTACCGCGGCCTCAAGCCGCTGCTCGCCCGCGAGCAGCGCTTCGGGCTCGCGCACATGATTCTGTACGCGGGCGGCTCCATCGGCCTGCTGTTCGTCGCCGGGATGCTGTACACGCCCGACACGAACATCGTGATGACGGAGTTCTGGCGGTGGTGGGTCGTCCACATGTGGGTGGAGGGCGCCTTCGAGTTCTTCATCGTCGCCATCGTCGGCATCACGCTCGTCTCGATGGGCTTGCTGCGCAAGCGCTCCGCGGAGAAAGCCGTCGCGCTGCAGGTGCTGTTCGTGATGGGAAGCGGCGTCATCGGCGTCAGCCACCACTACTGGTGGATCGGCCAGCCAGACGTCTGGATTCCGTTCGGGAGCGTCTTCTCCACGCTCGAACTCGTCCCGCTCATCCTCATCCTCTTCGAGGCGCTCGGCCAGTACCGCGCGCTCTCGAAGAGCGGCGAGACGTTCCACTACAAGCTCCCGTTCGCGTTCATCATCGCCTCGGGGGCGTGGAACTTCGTCGGCGCGGGCGTGCTCGGGTTCTTCATCAACCTCCCGCTCATCAACTACTACGAGCACGGCACCTACCTCACGGTCGCGCACGCTCACGCCGCGATGTTCGGCGCGTTCGGCTTCCTCGCGCTCGGCATGGCGACGTACATGCTGCGGCTCTCCGTGGACCCCGAGAAGTGGTCGGGGAAGCGGCTCTGGTGGGCGTTCTGGCTGTGGAACGCCGGCCTCGCCGTGATGGTCGGCCTCTCCCTGCTGCCCGTGGGCTTCCTCCAGCTGGAGGCCGCGTTCACGGAGGGGTACGCGGTCGCGCGGTCGCTTGAGTTCTACAACCGCGACCTGATCCAGTTGCTGTTCTGGGCGCGGTTCCCCGGGGACACGATGCTCATCCTCGGCACCGTCGTCTTCGCCTACGACGTCGTGCGCAAGCGCTTCCTGCTCCGCGACGTCGAGGAGGACGCCTCCACGGGACCGGTCGCCTCGCGCGTGCTCAGCGACGACGACTGA
- a CDS encoding acyl-CoA dehydrogenase family protein — MDFGLSDEQQAIQEEVRRFADNEIRPVASEYDRAEKYPHDVMDEAAKAGLLGPTIPLDYGGAGYSALESALIVEELFAADPGVGLCVSSAGFGAESIIEFGTEDQKERWLPDIASGDAIMGSAISEPDTGSDVSSVSTRAERDGDEFVINGNKMWITNGSVGDFFVVLCQTDPDASGRYNGFSQIVVESDRDGFEAEKITGKLGIRASDTAELRFDDVRVPEENLVGTEGGGFLQLMQFFDETRTMVAAQGVGIAKGAAERALDYAQEREQFGRPISDFQAIEHKLAEMHTQTEAARTLTRKSAWSVENRDDQLTALASMAKEFASRVAVEVADEAVQIHGGAGYVDDFDVERFYRDAKITQIYEGTTEIQKNVIARELLE; from the coding sequence ATGGACTTCGGACTGTCCGACGAGCAGCAGGCGATTCAGGAGGAGGTCCGTCGGTTCGCGGACAACGAGATTCGACCGGTGGCCTCCGAGTACGACCGCGCCGAGAAGTACCCCCACGACGTCATGGACGAGGCCGCGAAGGCCGGCCTGCTCGGGCCGACGATTCCGCTGGACTACGGCGGCGCCGGCTACTCCGCGCTGGAGTCCGCGCTCATCGTCGAGGAGCTGTTCGCCGCCGACCCCGGCGTCGGGCTCTGCGTCTCCAGCGCCGGCTTCGGCGCCGAATCCATCATCGAGTTCGGCACCGAGGACCAGAAGGAGCGCTGGCTCCCCGACATCGCGTCCGGCGACGCCATCATGGGCTCTGCCATCAGCGAACCCGACACCGGCTCGGACGTCTCCAGCGTCTCCACGCGCGCCGAGCGCGACGGCGACGAGTTCGTCATCAACGGCAACAAGATGTGGATTACGAACGGCTCCGTCGGCGACTTCTTCGTCGTGCTCTGTCAGACCGACCCCGACGCCAGCGGCCGGTACAACGGCTTCAGTCAGATCGTCGTGGAGTCCGACCGCGACGGCTTCGAGGCCGAGAAGATCACGGGCAAGCTCGGGATTCGCGCCAGCGACACCGCCGAGCTTCGCTTCGACGACGTGCGCGTCCCCGAGGAGAACCTCGTCGGGACGGAGGGCGGCGGCTTCCTCCAGCTGATGCAGTTCTTCGACGAGACGCGCACGATGGTCGCCGCGCAGGGCGTCGGCATCGCGAAGGGCGCCGCCGAGCGCGCCCTCGACTACGCCCAGGAGCGCGAGCAGTTCGGCCGCCCCATCAGCGACTTCCAGGCCATCGAGCACAAGCTCGCGGAGATGCACACCCAGACCGAGGCCGCGCGCACGCTCACCCGGAAGTCCGCGTGGAGCGTCGAGAACCGCGACGACCAGCTCACCGCGCTCGCGTCGATGGCCAAGGAGTTCGCCTCCCGCGTGGCCGTCGAGGTCGCCGACGAGGCCGTCCAGATTCACGGCGGCGCCGGCTACGTGGACGATTTCGACGTCGAGCGGTTCTACCGCGACGCCAAGATCACCCAGATCTACGAGGGCACCACCGAGATTCAGAAGAACGTCATCGCGCGCGAACTCCTCGAATAG
- a CDS encoding PLP-dependent cysteine synthase family protein: MADVDPSEVGRTPLVEVDAGVVPTVYGKAEWFNLATLPHGGGSVKTRIGKAMLDAAAARGDLTSDRTIIEASSGNTGAAVARVGAAMGHDVEIVLPDNAGRGKVAAIRDAGAQLRFVDADEGYDAFVADCRRLVDDQPDEYVYPNQYENPANPAVHAGTTGPEIWTQTDGEVTEFVAGAGTGGTLVGVSHALRPRGVRVHGYEPPESDHDIAGLKHVHGPEAFVPGTYEPDALDAREYVATDAAYEYVRRLRRRHEDTEIPIRDAGQWSREFVRSELRVNGEFLVGPSAGGALALVDRLATRGTLGAGDVVVVPLPDRGDRYPDRAPYADYVE, translated from the coding sequence ATGGCCGACGTGGACCCCAGCGAGGTCGGGCGGACGCCGCTGGTCGAGGTCGACGCCGGGGTCGTGCCGACGGTGTACGGGAAAGCCGAGTGGTTCAACCTCGCGACGCTGCCCCACGGCGGCGGGTCGGTGAAGACCCGCATCGGGAAGGCGATGCTGGACGCCGCGGCCGCGCGCGGCGACCTCACCTCCGACCGCACGATAATCGAGGCGTCCAGCGGAAACACGGGCGCGGCGGTCGCGCGCGTCGGCGCCGCGATGGGCCACGACGTCGAAATCGTGTTGCCCGACAATGCGGGCCGCGGGAAGGTCGCCGCCATCCGGGACGCGGGCGCGCAACTCCGGTTCGTGGACGCCGATGAGGGCTACGACGCGTTCGTCGCTGACTGCCGGCGGCTCGTCGACGACCAGCCCGACGAGTACGTCTACCCGAACCAGTACGAGAACCCCGCGAACCCCGCGGTCCACGCGGGCACCACGGGCCCCGAAATCTGGACGCAGACGGACGGCGAGGTGACGGAGTTCGTCGCGGGCGCGGGCACCGGCGGCACGCTCGTCGGCGTGAGTCACGCGCTCCGCCCGCGCGGCGTCCGCGTCCACGGCTACGAACCCCCGGAGAGCGACCACGACATCGCGGGGCTGAAACACGTCCACGGCCCGGAGGCGTTCGTCCCGGGGACCTACGAGCCCGACGCGCTGGACGCCCGCGAGTACGTGGCGACGGACGCGGCCTACGAGTACGTGCGCCGGCTCCGTCGGCGCCACGAAGACACGGAGATACCGATTCGGGACGCCGGGCAGTGGTCCCGCGAGTTCGTCCGCTCGGAGCTCCGCGTGAACGGCGAGTTCCTCGTCGGCCCCTCTGCCGGCGGCGCGCTCGCGCTCGTCGACCGGCTGGCGACCCGCGGCACGCTCGGCGCCGGCGACGTGGTCGTCGTCCCGCTGCCGGACCGCGGCGACCGCTACCCGGACCGGGCGCCGTACGCCGATTACGTGGAGTAG
- the sod gene encoding superoxide dismutase, whose amino-acid sequence MANYELSPLPYDYDALEPHVSEQVLTWHHDTHHQGYVNGWNAAEETLEANREEGDFSASAGAIGDVTHNGSGHILHDLFWQSMSPEGGDEPEGDLRARIEEDFGSYEAWEGEFRAAASAAGGWALLVYDSHSEQLRNVVVDKHDQGALWGSHPILSLDVWEHSYYYDYGPDRGDFVDNFFEVVDWEEPAARYADLVEKFE is encoded by the coding sequence ATGGCTAACTACGAACTTTCGCCGCTGCCGTACGACTACGACGCACTCGAACCGCACGTCTCCGAGCAGGTGCTGACGTGGCATCACGACACCCACCACCAGGGCTACGTCAACGGCTGGAACGCCGCCGAGGAGACCCTCGAAGCCAACCGCGAGGAGGGCGACTTCTCCGCCTCCGCCGGCGCCATCGGCGACGTCACGCACAACGGCTCCGGTCACATCCTCCACGACCTCTTCTGGCAGTCGATGAGCCCCGAGGGCGGCGACGAGCCCGAGGGCGACCTGCGAGCCCGCATCGAGGAGGACTTCGGCTCCTACGAAGCCTGGGAGGGCGAGTTCCGCGCGGCCGCCTCCGCAGCCGGTGGCTGGGCGCTCCTCGTGTACGACAGCCACTCGGAACAGCTCCGTAACGTCGTCGTCGACAAGCACGACCAGGGCGCCCTCTGGGGCTCGCACCCGATTCTGTCCCTCGACGTCTGGGAGCACTCCTACTACTACGACTACGGCCCCGACCGCGGCGACTTCGTCGACAACTTCTTCGAGGTCGTCGACTGGGAGGAGCCCGCGGCGCGCTACGCGGACCTCGTCGAGAAGTTCGAGTAA
- a CDS encoding halocyanin domain-containing protein, with protein sequence MTPDTTPTVTRRSVLKTTAAAGAAAATGAAFSGAAVAQDADLQSWFEGVSNYDGVVDETGQSEVTVEVGVEANDGPYGFGPAAIRVDPGTTVTWEWVEGSHNVAAEDGSFESELTAESGFTFTQTFDEEGVTRYACTPHKTMGMKGAVVVGDVDVGASSSSGSSESSGSSSQQVDFDGWFEGVSNFDGVVDETGQSEVTVEVGTDANGGPYGFSPAAIRVDPGTTVTFEWVNGTHNVVAEDGSYESELTNESGFTFTHTYDSEGVSKYYCNPHRTMGMKGAVVVGSGGGASSSGGGGGGLSTSDVGVLAFAGALVGGLLSPFALRATKSSSSSPSNRANR encoded by the coding sequence ATGACTCCCGACACCACCCCCACGGTCACGAGGCGCAGCGTGTTGAAGACGACGGCTGCCGCGGGCGCCGCGGCAGCCACCGGCGCGGCGTTCAGCGGCGCCGCAGTCGCCCAGGACGCCGACCTCCAGTCGTGGTTCGAGGGCGTCAGCAACTACGACGGCGTCGTGGACGAGACCGGCCAGTCCGAGGTCACCGTCGAAGTCGGCGTCGAAGCCAACGACGGCCCGTACGGCTTCGGCCCGGCGGCCATCCGCGTGGACCCCGGAACGACGGTCACGTGGGAGTGGGTCGAGGGGTCGCACAACGTCGCTGCCGAGGACGGCAGCTTCGAGAGCGAGCTCACCGCCGAGTCCGGGTTCACGTTCACGCAGACGTTCGACGAGGAGGGCGTCACGCGGTACGCGTGCACGCCGCACAAGACGATGGGGATGAAGGGCGCGGTCGTCGTCGGTGACGTCGACGTCGGCGCCTCCTCGTCCAGCGGGTCCTCGGAGAGTTCGGGGTCCAGCAGCCAGCAGGTGGACTTCGACGGCTGGTTCGAGGGCGTCAGCAACTTCGACGGCGTCGTGGACGAGACCGGCCAGTCCGAGGTCACCGTCGAGGTCGGCACCGACGCCAACGGCGGCCCGTACGGGTTCAGTCCCGCCGCGATTCGCGTCGATCCCGGGACGACGGTCACCTTCGAGTGGGTGAACGGCACTCACAACGTCGTCGCCGAGGACGGCAGCTACGAGAGCGAGCTCACCAACGAGTCCGGGTTCACGTTCACGCACACCTACGACAGCGAGGGCGTCTCAAAGTACTACTGCAACCCCCACCGGACGATGGGGATGAAGGGCGCGGTCGTCGTCGGCAGCGGCGGCGGCGCGAGCAGCAGCGGGGGCGGCGGTGGCGGCCTCTCGACCTCCGACGTCGGCGTGCTCGCGTTCGCGGGCGCGCTCGTCGGCGGCCTGCTGTCGCCGTTCGCGCTCCGCGCGACCAAGAGTTCGTCGTCCTCGCCGTCGAACCGCGCTAACCGCTGA